TGACGGAGGATCCCGAGCGCCGCGAGCGCGTCGAGGAGCGGTTGAGCGCGATCCGCCGTCTCAAGCGGAAGTACGGCAAGGAGGTTCCCGAGCTCCTTTCCCATCTCGATTCTCTCCGCTCGGAGCGCGAGGTGCTGTCCGGGGCGCTCGCGGAGGAGGCGCGGCTGCGGAAGGAACTCGTCGCCGAGGAAGAGGGCGGCGTCGCGACGGCGAAGAAACTTTCCACGGTGCGCACGAAGGCGGCGGCGTCGATGGGACCGGCGGTGGAAAAGGAGCTCGCGCGGGTCGCTCTCGCCGGGGCGCGTTTCCGGGCGGAGGTTTCCTTTCGCGAGGCGGTCCCAGCGGCGCTTTCGGCGTCCGGGTTCGACGAGGCGGATCTTCTCTTCTCCGCGAACCCCGGGCAGGAGCTCCGACCGCTCGCGCAGACCGCCTCGGGCGGGGAGCTCTCCCGAGTGATGCTTTCCCTGCGCAACGTCGCCTCCCGGGGCGGCGCCGGAAAGACGCTCGTGTTCGACGAGATCGACACGGGGATCGGGGGCCGGGTGGCCGAGCGGGTCGGAGCGCGGTTGAAGAGCCTTTCCGCCTCCGCCCAGGTCGTCTGCGTCACGCACCTGCCGCAGGTCGCCGCGTTCGCCGACCACCATCTCCAGGTCGTGAAGAAGACGGCGGCGGGAACGGTCGCCACCGGGGTGAAACCGCTGTCGAAACAGGATAGGATAGGGGAACTCGCCCGGATGATCTCCGGCGCGGAGATCACGGAGAAAGCGAAGGCGCACGCGAAGACGCTGATCGAGAAGGCGGCGGGGGAATGATCCGGAAAGCGAGGATGTCGGACGTCAAGGGGATCCGCCAGCTGATCGCCGAATACGCGAAGAAGGGCGACATGCTGCCGCGGTCCATGGCCGACATCTACGAAAACCTGCGGGATTACTTCGTCTTCGAGGAGGACGGCGGGGAACTGGTCGGCTCCGCGGCGATCCACATCATGTGGGAGGACCTGGCGGAGGTGCGCTCCCTCGCCGTGCGCGAGGGGAAGATGCGCCGCGGCGTCGGGACGCAGCTGGTGGAGTCGTGCATCTCCGAGGCGATCATGCTCGGGATCGAACGCGTCTTCGCGCTGACGTACAAGCCGGAGTTCTTCGAGAAGTTGGGGTTCCACATCGTGGACAAGGCCGAGCTCCCCCAGAAGATCTGGACCGATTGCCTGAAGTGCTCCAAGTTCCCCGACTGCGACGAGGTCGCGCTGGTCGCCGACTTCTCCGGGAGGCGGCGTGGCTGATCCCGCATTCGACACCGTCCTTCGTGAAGTGGCGGGGCGGGGAGGGGGCGACGCCGAGCTGTGCGTGAAACGTACGCGGGATCGCCGGTACGAGGCGCGCGAGGGGCGGCTCGACGGGATCGCGTTCGCGGACACGGTGGCCCTCGGGTTGCGCGTCTTTCGCGACGGGCGGATGGGGTTCTCCTACGGGTTCCGGGGCGACGCCGCCGACCTGGCCCGGATGGTCGAAGAGGCGCTCTTCTGCGCGGACGCTTCCGACCCGGACGACGCGTACGGCTTGCCGGACGCCGCGGGACCGGCGACGGACCTCCCGCTGTACGACCCCTCCGTCGAAACGGTTCCGGAAGGGGAGAAGGGGGAGTTCGCCCGCTCCCTCGAGGCGCAGGCCCTTGCACGGGATCCCCGGGTGAAGCGCGTGCGTGCGGCGGCGCTGCGCGAGACGGTCGCCACCGTCTCCCTGTTCCATTCCCGGGGGTTCGCGGCGACGCGTCGGGAGTCCCTCTGCTCGGCGCACGTGGAGACGGTGGCCGAGGAGAACGGCGAGGGGCAGACCGGCTACGGGTTCGGCGTCGCGCGATCGCTTCCGGGGCTGACCGCCGCGGCGATCGCCGGCGAGGGCGCGACCCGGGCGCTGCGGATGCTCGGGGCGGTCCGACCGAAGACCGGGGAGTACAAGGCGGTCCTCGAAAACGGCGCGGCGGCCGAGCTGCTCGAGGTGCTGATCCCGTCGTTCCTCTCCCCCCAGGTCGTCAAGGGGAAGTCGATGTTCGCCGGAAAGGTCGGCACGAAGGTGGCGTCGGGGGCGGTCACGATCGAGGACGATCCGCTGGATCCCGCGGGGTCCGGAGCCGAGCCGTTCGACGGGGAGGGGACGCCGACGCGGCGGCGGGAGCTGGTCGCGAAGGGCGAGCTGCGCGGGTTCCTGGCGGACGCCTTCTGGGGAAGGAAGATCGGGACGGGATCGACCGCCGCGTGTCGCCGTCCGGGGTGGAAGCAGCCCCCCACGGTCGGGATCTCCAACCTGCGCATCGCTCCCGGCGTGCAGTCGCCGTCCGCCCTGTTCGAGGCCGCGGGAAACGGCATCCTCCTCACGGAGTTCCTCGGGATCCACACGGCGGACCCGGTTTCGGGGGATTTCTCGGTGGGGGCTTCCGGGATCCGCATCGCGGACGGGGCGTTGGCCGAGCCGCTGCACGGATTCGCCGTCTCGGGCAACATCCTCGGACTGTTGGAAAGGATCGAAGCGGCGGGTTCGGATTTTCGCTGGTTCGGCAACGTCGGCGCCCCGTCCCTGATGGTGACCGCGATCTCCGTGGGAGGGGAATAAACGGTTGTCGAACGGGCCGCTCTTCATCTTCGATCTCGACAACACGCTCTACCCGCCGGAAGTGACCCTGTGGCGGATCGTCGACCTGCGGATCGAGGAGTACGTCCGCAGGAAGCTCGGGACCGACGCCGTGACGGCCCACCGGATGCGGAAGGCGTTTCTCGCCGAGTTCGGGACGACGCTTCGGGGGCTGATGCACCACCACGGCGTCTCCCCCGCCGACTACCTCGAGTTCGTCCACGACGTTCCGATCCCGGAAATCGTCCCCCCGCGGCCGGAGCTGCGGGAGATGCTCTCGGGGCTCCCCGGCAGGTGCGTCGTGTTCACCAACGGATCGGAAGGCTACGCCCTCAGGGTGCTCGACGCGCTGGGCGTGGCCGATATGATGGAAGGGATCTACGGGATCGAATTCATGGAATACATCGCCAAGCCGTCGCCCTACCCGTACGCGAAACTGCTGCGGGTGACGGGAGCCCGCGGCGAGGATTCCCTGTTCTGCGAGGACATCTGCAGGAACCTGCTGCCCGCGCGCGAACTGGGGATGTTCACCGTGTGGGTGGGCGGGAACGAGAAGGAGTCTCCGGCGCACGCCGTCGTGAAAGACGTGTGCGATCTGCCGGACGTGCTCCACGGTTTCCCCCCCATGTCCCGGTGGAACGGCGGCGCGGCCCGAGG
The genomic region above belongs to Deltaproteobacteria bacterium CG2_30_66_27 and contains:
- a CDS encoding GNAT family N-acetyltransferase; protein product: MIRKARMSDVKGIRQLIAEYAKKGDMLPRSMADIYENLRDYFVFEEDGGELVGSAAIHIMWEDLAEVRSLAVREGKMRRGVGTQLVESCISEAIMLGIERVFALTYKPEFFEKLGFHIVDKAELPQKIWTDCLKCSKFPDCDEVALVADFSGRRRG
- a CDS encoding pyrimidine 5'-nucleotidase → MSNGPLFIFDLDNTLYPPEVTLWRIVDLRIEEYVRRKLGTDAVTAHRMRKAFLAEFGTTLRGLMHHHGVSPADYLEFVHDVPIPEIVPPRPELREMLSGLPGRCVVFTNGSEGYALRVLDALGVADMMEGIYGIEFMEYIAKPSPYPYAKLLRVTGARGEDSLFCEDICRNLLPARELGMFTVWVGGNEKESPAHAVVKDVCDLPDVLHGFPPMSRWNGGAARGASYNGASRKAGGTA